Below is a genomic region from Gillisia sp. Hel_I_86.
TATGGCAGGCAATAAAACCGGCCTCCCGAATAAGGTAAGGGGCGTTAACAGGCTCCTTGCCAAAGCGCAGATGGGAAACCGTCTGAGTTCCGGATTTTTTGGAGTCGTACACAAAATAGCCCTGGGCATATAAATCGGTTCCCTCCCCGATGATCTTAATACTGTTTTTATTGGCGCCTACCGTCCCGTCAGACCCCAGCCCAAAGAAGAGCGCACTTATCGTACCTTTGGGAATAATATCATATTCAGGATCAAAATCAATACTGGTGTGTGAGACATCATCCCTAATGCCTACCGTAAAACTATTTTTTGGGACAGGCTTTTTAAGTTCCCCGAAAACACCTTTGGCCATAGCCGGGGTAAATTCTTTGGAAGAAAGCCCGTACCGCCCACCTACAATATTGGGGAAAGTAGTGATCTGCCCCAGGCGGTAAGCCTCTGCCAAAATCGTAACTACATCCTGATAAAGGGGTTCCCCGGCAGCACCAGGTTCCTTTGTCCGGTCCAGTACTGCTATTTTTTTTACTGAAGCTGGGAGGACCTCCAGAAAATGTTTTAGGGATAAAGGATGGTAAAGCCGTACTTGCAGCACTCCCACTTTTTCCCCGGACGGGGCTATGGCTTTGACCGTTTCACGTACCACTTCGGCGCCTGAAGCCATGATTACGATCATCCTTTCGGCATCCATATCGCCATAGTATTCATATAGGTTATAATGCCGGCCGGTAAGTCTGCCAAAATCGCCCATAGCTTTTTGAACGATTCCCGGAATATCCGAATAGTAAGGATTAACGGTTTCCCTCGCCTGAAAGTACACATCGGGATTTTGGGCGGTCCCCCTTATAAAGGGGTTATCGGGGTTTAAGCTGCGTTTCCGGTGTGCATATATAAGCTTGTCATCGATCATGTCCTTTATCTGCCCATCTGTTAAAAGGCTGATCTTGTTCACTTCATGCGAAGTACGGAACCCATCGAAAAAATGCATAAAGGGCACCCTCGATTTCAATGTCGCCGCCTGGCAGATAAGGGCCATGTCATGGGCTTCCTGCACAGATGCCGAAGCGACCATGGCAAAACCGGTGGTCCTGGCGGCCATCACGTCGCTGTGGTCGCCAAAAATAGACAATGCCTGTGCAGCAAGCGACCGTGCCGCCACATGGAAGACCGTTGCCGTGAGTTCCCCCGCTATCTTGTACATATTGGGCAACATGAGCATCAACCCCTGGGAGGCGGTAAAGGTCGTGGCCAACGCCCCCGTCTGCAATGCCCCGTGAATGGTGCCTGCTGCCCCTCCCTCGCTTTGCATCTCGATCACATCGGGTATGTTGCCCCAAATATTCTTGATCCCGGCATTGGACCATTCATCGGCATGCTCGGCCATAGGGGAGGCAGGCGTGATGGGATAGATCCCACATACTTCATTAACCCGGTAAGCGACATAAGCTACGGCTTCATTGCCGTCAATGGTTACCATTTTTGTTGTTCGATCCTTTATGGTCATAGTCTTAAGTTTTTAGGTTCGGGAATCATTTCTATGGCATGGCAGGGGCATTGCTCATAACATATCGCGCAGCCGGTGCACTTATCAAAGTCATACTCATATCTCTTGCCGGGCCCCAGTTTTATGATGGCGTCTTCAGGACAGGCGGCATAACAACCATCACATTCAAAGCAATTGCCACAGGAGAGGCAGCGTTGTGATTCAAAAAGCGCTTCTTCTTCGCTTAACCCGGCCTTTATTTCATCAAAGCCTTTCAAACGCTTTTGGGCGGCAAGGGAAGCCTGCTCCTTTTGTGGGGCGCTTGTTTTATACCAAAGTTGCAGCCGTTCATGGCCCACGATTGGATGTTTGGGCGGTTTATGGTATGGAGTGGCCCGTAAAAACCCGTCTATATAACGTGCCGCTTTTTTCCCGTGCCCTATCGCCACCGTTACACTGCGCTGGCTGGGCACCATATCCCCCCCGGCAAAAATGCCTTCATGGCCGGTCATCATATCGGGCCCAACGATCACGGTTCCATCCTTATTGAATTCAATCCCGGGGATGTTTTTTAAAAACCCTGTATCGGTATCCTGTCCCACGGCCAATATGAGGGTATCGGCTTCCAGGGTTTCAAACTGCCCGGTAGGTACGGGCCGTCCTTCTTCCAAGCGCATGACCTCAACGGTGAATGTTTCTTCGTCCATCGCCTTTATAGTGCGAAGCCAGTTGATCTTTACTCCTTCTTCCAGGGCTTCTTCCGCTTCAAATTCGTGGGCCGCCATATGTCCCCGGTCCCGCCTATAGATAATAATAGCTTCGGTGGCCCCCATCCGCTTTGCCGTACGGGCGGCATCCATGGCCGTGTTGCCCCCGCCATAAATAGCGACCCTTCGTCCTATTTTTGGTTTTTCACCCTCTTCCACCTGTTTTAAAAAGGCGATAGCATCCAAAAATTTTCCAGCATCCATGCCAGGGATATCGATTTTTTTTGAAAGATGGGCACCCACAGCGATGAAGACGGCATCAAAATCACCGGCCTTTTTTTCTTCCAGTACATTTTCAACTTTATGGTTGAGCACAATCTTTAGCCCCATATTCTTGATACGCTCTACTTCATGGTCCAGAATATTTCGCGGAAGCCGGTATGCGGGGATCCCAAAATGCATCATACCGCCCGCCATGGGCCCGGCTTCATGGATTTCAACACTATGCCCCAACCGGGTAAGATGGTAGGCCGTAGACAGTCCGCTTGGCCCGGCCCCCACCACCAGCACCCGTTTGCCCCCCGGGTTTTTATCAAATTCAACTTTCCAGTTTTTCCTGATGGCCTCATCGCCCACAAAACGTTCTATGGCATGGATACTTACCGGACTGTCTATGAAGGTGCGGTTACAGCTATCTTCACACGGGTGGTAACATGCACGCCCCATTACGGCGGGCATGGGGTTATCTTCCATAATTACCCGCCAGGCTTCTTCAAATTTTTTGTCCTGCGCCAGTGCCAGCCATGACTGTATGTTTTCGCCGGCAGGGCAGGCATGGTTACATGGTGGGAGCAAATCTACATAAACCGGGCGCTGCTGCCTATCGGGCCCGGTGCCCATTCCATGGTCCTTAAGGTTGGCGGGCGAGGTTATATCTTTATATTTCCGTTCCATAATTTTAAGATTATTTTAATTTGCTGAAATTTTTTAATGTTGATTTTGATCTATGAAAACTGTTGCGATTTTAATGCTTTTTTTACCGTGATCAGTTCATTGATCCCTTTTATGTCCACAATGCCTATAACCTCCCCGTCCTCCAATACCGGGGCAAGTGAAAAGTTGTTGGCCAGTAGCTTTTGATATACTTCCTGTAAAGGCATATCGGGAGGAAGTATGATGTAATCTTTTCGCATCACGTTTGATACGGGGGAATACTTTTCATATTCGGACAAGCCCTTAATAAGTTCCTTCCGTGTCAGGATACCTTGTGCCTGGTCGTTTTGCATGACCACAAAGCCTTGTTCCAGGGTGTTTTGAAACAGTTTCATTGCCATTTCCAGGCTTTCCGAGGGCAATAAACGGGTATATTGTTGAATCAAAACATCCCTTGCCGAATACCCAAGGAGTATAGATTTGGTGCTTTCCTGCATCGCTTCGGCCCCGGCCCCCAGATAGATAAAAAGGCCGATGAAGACCAGCCAGAAGTTGGTAAAGAACCCCAGGAACACAAATACGATCGCCAAAAACTGACCTATCCCCGCGGCTATCTTGGTAGCCCGTAGCTTGTCCATGTAAAAAGCCAATGATGCACGCAGTACCCTCCCGCCATCCATAGGGAAAGCAGGAATAAGGTTAAAAGCCGCAAGGATTACATTGGCGGCCATAAGGTTAAACCAAAAATCGCCCCCCTCCATATGGTCTATTTCTGAAATGGGTATGAGCTTACCGGAAGAAGCCAGAAAAAAGTAAAGGACCCCTGCTATGACCACATTTACCGCCGGGCCTGCCAGGGCCACGGCCAGTTCCTGGGCAGGTTTGTCTGGCATTTTATCCAGGCTGGCCACGCCCCCAATTGGATAGAGCGTAATATCGCGGGTGGGAATGCCATATTTTTTGGCTGCCAATGCATGGCCGAACTCATGCAGGACCACGCAGGCAAACAAAGCCAGAATAAAGAGGGCACCTGCCAGCCCTTCTGTCCATCCATGCCCCTTTTGGAAGTGTAACATGAATATCCACCCGATGATGATCCAGAAAGTCCAATGGATAAAGACCTTGATATTGTCATAACTTCCCATATATAATGACCATTTTTTCATGTCTGTTCAATTTTAAGGGTTTTTAATATGTATGCCGGCACTGTCACTAAACCGTATCCGAACAAGCCAAGCAGGAAAACAAACCTGTGACCAGGGAGGTACAAGAGCAGTCGGGACAGAATTAACCCAAAGGATATGGTCGCTGCCCTAAGCAGGAATATGATTGGTATGTTAGCTATATATCTATTCATTTTTCTGTCGTTTTTCAATCCTGTTTATCCAATCCTGTTTATCGCGATCCTTCATCAAAAAAATCCCCTACCGCTTTCCAAACCTCAAACGGTTCTTTTAGAAAGAGCTGGTGGTCGCCATCCTGCACTCGTATTAGTTTTGCCCGGGTAAAGGGCCTTGCAAATTTTTCCACGTTTACGAAGGGCGCCACTTTATCGTTTGTACCCTGGATAAAGAGGATTTTTCGGTCGCGTATGTTCCTGGTAAGGGTATAGAGATCCGATTTCAGAATTACCTCGTCCAACGAATTATAATAGCTCTGCCAGGTATGCTTTCTCGAGTCCCTAAAAACATCATTGGTCAAATTTTTAGGCTTGAACCATTGGACAATATATAATGGGTGGAGCATACAGAGCAGTCTTCCATGGGGGCCTACGGCAAACTTCTCAAAAAAAGGATCGCCGGACATCTGTTCCGAAAATTGGTCCCTGCTTTCAAAAACAGGAAGGCCTATGACAGTAGCCCCGGCAAACCAGTCGGGGTAATTTGCAAAGAGTGCCAGGGAAATTACGGCGCCCATGGAGTGCCCTGCAATTAAGGTATTTCCATCGTTAAACCCTTCTTTGGCAATAATGGTTTCAAGTGCCTGCAACTGGGTTTGTAGCGAATAGTCGCTTTGGGGTTTGGGAGAATCGCCGAAGCCCAATAAATCAACTAACAGAAGCCTGTACTTTCCGGTAACTTGCCCTAAATCCTTTTTCCAATAGTTTTTGGTGCCTGCCAAACCATGGATCAGGACTATGTTCCTTTCTCCCGAGCCCACTATTTCATAGTTCAACGGCATGGTTTCCGGTTCATATTCCGGAGCTAAAGCGACCGTTAGGTATTGATATCCCGCTACCGAGATTAACAATACCAAAACCACCAATACTGCCAAAAAAATCCTTTTTACTATTTTCGTCATTGCGTACTATATTATCTTATATCGAACCTGTCGTGTATTTTTGTTTCAGCTGCTTGTTCTTCATGATGTGTTACATTAGGCCCAAGGGCGTCGTCATGATCCCAGAAGAAAACCGGCTTTTTTAATCGTAATATCCCATTAAAAGGACTTGGCGAAATCTCCTGGAGTTTTTCATAATTGACGGGATAGAGCGGGTTTTGACTTGTATCGGTCAGTTCGTTCAGGTTTTTCACGATAGTCGTCCCAGCGCGTGCTTGTCGCAATGTCAAATTCCCTGAAAACAGCACCGGCATTTTTAGCTTCAGAGCCGGGCAACCCGTCAAATAAAAGTTTCCAAGCCCTGCCATGCAAACTGGCGGTTTGGGTGAGCACCCCATCGAGATCGCATAAAATGGTATCTATCTTTTTCTTCATCATCCAGGGTTTATGTTTTTTGGATTTGGAAGGGCGCAATTTTTGGCTTCCATGTAAATGGAGGCGATATTTCCGAATTTGAACCCCAGTTCTTCCTTGCACCATTGCAGTAGTTCCGGCTGTTGCGAACAGGTGGTGTGCCTTATGGCTTTCTCCAGTTCTTTTTTTAACAGTATCTCGTCAAATTCCACCTTTTTCAGGATGGCTTTATAATATTCCAGTGTTTTCATTTGTTATTTATTTTAAAATGTTGGATAGTCTGCCATATAAAATCAGATCCTTGCAGAAAGAACTGATGGTCGCCTTCGGGGGAAATCACGAAATGGACATTGGTAAATACTTCTGATAAGCTTATGGCATTTTCGATAGGTGCTGTGGTGTCTTTTTTTCCGTGAAGGAAGAGCACTTCTTTGTCTTTAACACCATTTGCAATGTCAAATAGATCTGTATTAAGGATTATCTCATTAAGGGAATAGTAAAAGCTTTGCCAATTGTGTTTTTTTGAATCTTCAAAAACATCATCCGTAAAATTATCCGGTTTAAACGGTTTAAATACGTGCGTCATGGAAATAGGATGTACCATACAGATGTATTTGCCCAGCTTGCTTGCTAAAATTCTATCGAAAAAGGAATGAGTGGACATAATTTGTTTAAATCCCTCTGCATTTTTGTAAACAGGGATACCAATAAAAATTCCTGCCTTGAACCAAGTTGGTTGTTTTTCCAATAGTGCCAATGAAATTATGGCGCCCATAGAATGCCCGCCAATAATGGTTTTCCCATCATTGAAACCTTCTTTTTCGAGTATTTTTTCAAGGGATTCCAACTGTAAGGAAAGGGAATACGTACAATTAGGTTTTGGCGAATCACCAAACCCAAGAAGATCTATTAAAAGCAGGGAATGTGTTTTGGTGATTTTTTCCAAATTTCGTTTCCAATAATTCAACGATCCTGTCAAGCCGTGAAGCAAAACAAGTTTCCTTTCCCCGGTCCCCACTATTTCATAGTTCAAAAGCATTGTACCGGGATCATAGGCAGGCTGTTGGGCAATTTTGTAATTTTGATAGCCTGCAACCAAAGCTGCCGGAAGGATAAAAAGAGCCAATAATAAGACGATTGATGTCATTTTAAAAATTTTATATTTTTGAATTTATGGCTAACTGCTGTTTAAAACGATATGCTTTTACCTTCTATACTGTTTACACCTTTACAAATCAAATTGCCAATATGTTGCATTTCTTTGTCCGAAATTGAGCCTACTCTGAAAACTAGGAAACCCTGCCTCGCTGGCAGGCAGGCCCTAAATCCAGGGGCTTCTTTAACAATTCCAGGACTTTCCGGAGCAGACCCCAACTTTGATTCCTACAATTATGCTACTGTAATTTTATTTTCCAGATAAACCCCTTGTATAGCCTGTATTAGGGACACGCCATCTTTAAAAGGCCTTTGAAACGCTTTTCTTCCCATTATCAAACCTGTACCCCCGGCCCTTTTATTAATGACCGCAGTGGTTACCGCTTCGGTCAAATCAGATTTGCCTTTGGAACCTCCACCTGAATTGATCAATCCTATTTTGCCCATATAGCAGTTGGCCACCTGCAACCTGCAGAGGTCGATTGGGTGATCAGTCGTTAAGGCTTCGTACATCGCATCGTCATATTTTCCAAATCCGATATTTTTAAAACCGAAATTATTGGTTGGTAATTTCTGTTTGATGATGTCTGCCTGAATGGTCACGCCCAAATGATTTGCCTGCCCGGTCAAATCGGCGGCCGAGTGATAATCTTCTTTCTCTGTTTTGAATGCCTCATTCCGTGTATAGCACCATAAAATGGTTGCCATTCCCAAATTGTGGGCTTCTTCAAAAGCTTCGGCTATTTCCTTGAGTTGCCTGTTGCTTTCTTCTGAACCAAAATAGATAGTTGCACCCACAGCAATTGCCCCCATATCCCAGGCGCTTTTTACTTTTCCAAAGAGGATTTGGTCGTAGGTATTGGGATAAGACAGTAGTTCATTGTGGTTGATCTTAACAATAAACGGGATTTTGTGGGCATATTTCCGGGCGTTTAGCCCCAAAACACCAAAGGTTGAAGCCACACCGTTGCACCCGGCTTCCATTGCCAGTTTTACAATATTTTCCGGATCGAAATAATCCGGGTTTTTGTAAAATGAAAATGCCGCACTGTGTTCAATGCCCTGGTCCACGGGAAGGATGCTCAGGTACCCCGTCCCGCCAAGGTTCCCGTGATTGTACAATTGCGCGAGGCTGCGCAGCACCTGCGGATTGCGGTTGCTGTTTGTAAATACATTCTCGATAAAGTTATTATCAGGTAGCTGCAATTCGTCTTTTGTGATTTTTTCACAAACGTGGTCCAGATAAAAGGAAGCTTTGCTCCCTAACTGTTCAGTTATATTTTTAAAGCTATCCATAACGGTATTTTTTAGTTGATTCCTAAACTTTTATTGGTTTTAGAGATGGATTTTGCCCCGTCGGTCTCGATTCCGGTAAGGGCACGAATGGCGTCTATGGTCTCAGGGATCACAATGGCTTGATTATCTACTACATAGGCATAAAATAGTTCGTCGCCCACTACCTTCAGCATATCTTCCCACAGGGCTACCTCGTACATATCGCCCCAGGGCCTTCCCATATCCAGGTACATTTCCTTAATGGTATTGTTGGAAACCAGCCCCTGATCATAATGGATCAGTTTAATTCGCGTTGAAGTTTTAAAGGCGTTGAGCACTTCTTCCTTCGTGGCTTGTTTTTTCAATTTTACATTCCAGTAGTGCATATGGCTCAGGGTTTCTGGCACTTTTACCGCTGCGGTGATAACATCCAAGTCTGGATCTACGCTTTGTGCGTCGGGTCCCTGATGACTCGGGATGTCTTTTTCGGGTACCATGGTGTTCATAATACCGCCCAAATGGCTTTCCCAGGGATCTGTGGCCCTTCTTAACAGGGTGCCCCGTGCATAATCCAATAAATCGGCCCTTTTTAAGGCGGTCAATGTTCTTAATATAGAAGTGGTGTTACAGGAAACAACCCTTGTGGCATCAAGGTTTACAGCTGATTTATAATTGTTTTCTGCACTAAAGGAATGTCCCGTGGTCTGGTGTTTTTCCCCACCCTGGACAATGAACTTTATACCTTGTTTTTTATATATTTCAACATTTTTTGCTGCGATGTTCTTCGGGGTACAATCTACCACCAGGTCCACTTTATCCAACAGGTCCTGCAAGCTGCCCTTTACCGAAATGCCGGAAGCCTTCATTTGTTTTTCGGCTTCAGCGGTTGCCGCATAGATATCATACTCTTTTCTCACGGCGTTCTGTATGCGCCAATCGTTGATGACATCGCAAACCCCAACAAGGTCCATATCATCTTGTACGTTAATGGCATCGGCCACCCTTTTCCCGATGACCCCGTATCCTACTAATCCTACGTTTTTCATTTTTTTCATTTTTAATAAATAAATAAATACACTTTTTTGTTTTGGTAACTGTTTAAATCCGCTACACCTAAAGATAGCCCTTCCGCTTCATTTTAGCATTAAATGTTTGTTATACATTAAGCTATTGTTCTGATTACTTTTTTGCTGATGGATTTGGCCCTTAAAAAATATTTGCCCACCTCTACCAATAGTGGCCTGAATTTTCCGGCACCCACCAGGGTGCCCAGGATTTTGTTATGCCTGTTTTGTAACCTGATCAATTCATCGATTTTTTTGCTGTGATAATTTTTGTCCAGGATCATTTTTCCTATTTCCGTGCCGCTAACAAGGGCCTGATAAATGCCCTCGCCCGTCAACCTTGAAGCAAACCCGCCAGCGTCGCCGGCCAGGTAAATATTCCCTGGAAATTGATAAGCCTTAAAATCCCCGTTTATTGGGAATGCCTCATATTTCCCGTGGCTTATGTCTATATTGTGGGTTTTGAGCCAAGCGGAAAAATTATTTGTCAACTGTTTTGCTGAAATTACTTTTGGGTTGCCCATACAGCCAACGGATACATAATTGTTGTGCGGAAAAATCCAAGCATACCAAGCCGAAAACAACTGGGAATCAAAATATACTTCCAGGTCCTTATATTTGGTTTCGGGAATAATATACTGCATGGCAATTTCAGCTTTCCCTGAAGGCAATTTTAGGTACCTTCTTACTAGCGAACTGGCCCCATCGGCCCCGACCAAATGTTTATATCCTATTTTATGACCGTTCAGGACTATGTATTCCTTTGTGATCTTTGACACGGCACAGGCTGTCCTTACCTCGATATTGGGGAATTTTTCCAGTTGTTTCAGTTGCCATTGCCCCAATTCCTTGCGGTCTATGGTATATGTAAAGTCCCCGTCATCTTTCAGATAGAACAATTTATCTTTGTGGTGCAGGTGGATTTTGTTAAAATGGAATTCTATCAATCCGTCGGGGAGGTTTAAACTTTCTATGCTTTTGCCCGTTAACCCACCCGCGCATACCTTGGGGCCGACCACGTCGTTCCTTTCGGCGACCAATACCCTTAATTGGGTACCGCCAAGCTGTTTGGCACAATTCAGGCCTGCAGGCCCCGCCCCAACGATGATAACATCATATTTTTCCATCTCTATGTCCGCTATATTCATTTTCTCTGAATCTATATGGGATTTTGATCAGTGACAACAGGAACCACCCGATTTTTTTGGTTCGTTGTCTGCGACGTTCCCGGCCACCTTATAATTTCCCGCTTTTGACAAAGCGGACTGCAATTGTGCCTTGCCGATTACGTGGTCCGTTTGTATAACGGCCTGTGGCGGGACCAGGCTTACTGTTGCCGCTTTTACCCCCCCTATCCCAAGCAAAGCATTTTCTACATTTTTCCTGCAGCCATCGCAGGTCATTCCTTCGATTTTCATTTTCTGTTCCATGATCTTGATTTTTATAGTATTTGATTTTTTTTTTAAATATAATATGGTTATTCATTCTTATTGTTTTTCCCTTTCATGCCACGTTTTCGTACAATCATGACCGAACAGTGGGCATGCAAAGCAATGGACTGGGAAACCGAGCCGAGCAAAAAGCGTGAAAATGCATTATGGCCTTGTGACCCGACTACGATCAAATGGGCGCCAAAGGTTTCCGCCTTTTCCAAAATTGCGCTTTTGGGAAACCCGTCGATCACATCTGTTGTTATCGACAAGACGTTACTTTTTTCTTTTAATGCTTTTGCAGCTTCGCTTACAATAGCATGTGCCGATTTCCTTGAATTGGATAGGGCCTCTTCATAATAGTTGCCAAGCGTGCCACCCAATGGGACGGCTCCGGGAACGGTCAACATAGGATCCTCAAACACATTTATAATACATACCTCGGTACCTAAAGGCAATGACATCCCCGCAAGTCCTTCTATGGCGACCTTACTAAAGCCAGAACCATCTATTGCCAATACTATTTTCATATTTTTAAATTTATTTGTTTGTAAATCCTACTATGTAATTTACATCCTGCCCATTCAACTTATGACCTAGGGTTTAACCAATTTCCTCCAGTACAAATGTTCATAAAGCCCGGACCAGTACATCCCGAAGGTAAATGCAAACAGCAGTTCCTCTATAGGCACTCCGAAAACAAGGATGTGGGAAAGGTTGTCCAGGTTCCAGTACAGTTCCACATACTTTGGGTAAAACAAAAGGATACTTCCGAAATAGACAAAATAGAGTAGCGTGAACAAAATCCCCCCAATCCATATCTTGCCCTTTAAATCGGGACGGCAATAAAGGGTGGCCAGGCCTCCCGTGAACATCGCGATAATACCGCAGTAAATATGGTTGAGGTTGGTGAACAAGCTTAAAGGCAAAAAAACAAATACCGGGACAAATAACAGGTATGTGTGCAATTTATGTTGCATATGGGCACGTTCTTCAGAAGGAATCACCACATAATCCCTTCTGTAAATAAGCCTGTACAATACAACCCCCAGCCCTCCTAAGGCAAAAGAGAAAATAAGGCTTTCTATATCGAACCCGGTCTGCTCTGCCAGGCCAAACAGTGAGGGCGGGGACCAATATTCCGGCACAAAAAAGGGTTCGGTTAGCCCAAAAGGCATCGTGATGAGGCTCATTTTTAGCATTTCTTTCCTGAAACCTTTTTTAAAGAGATAGACCCCTGCCCAAAAGGCAAGGAGGATAAGCGACCATATAAACCAAACATTTTGCATATAAATTAGGGTTTTGGGATTTTGAGATAATTCACCGTTTCTTCTACTGAAAGCGGATAGGTGGCGTTTCCCGTCCTCACATAAAAGGTGGTGATTTTGCCATCGGTCACATAAACCGGTCCCGGCGAGGCTTCCGCATCTACCAGGCAAATTTCCTTTCCTTCCAGTTCATAAAAGGATACCTGGCTTTTAAAACAAGCCTCGCGTCCCAGATAATCCCTGATTATCCGGAATATTTCACGTTCCAGGCCATCTTTGTTTTTGTGCTTTAATGTCTTGAAATCATTTTCCAGCCCCAGGATGTTTCCGTCATCATCCACCCCTATAATGAGCCTTCCGCCTTTTGCGTTCATAAAACCCGCAATGGTCTTGGCAATGACCACTTCCAGCGCGCGGTTGGTATTTTTTTTAAAAGTGTCGTAGCGCATGGTGGATTTGAATTCCACCCATTCATGTTCCCCCATTTCCACCAGCTTCAGGATATCCTGTTTTAAAAGGCGTTCCTGCGAATGGATCACCCGCTCCTTTTCTTTTATGTTGATCCAGAACAAGCCCACCACCAGTCCCAAAAGCGCCCCTAGAATGGTCATTAACCCACCCATACCCGCCATATGAAAGCTAAAGGATTCCAGTAACCGGGGGCGGAGCGTTTCCCAAAAAACAGGAAAGGAAAACGGCGTATTGCTCAACTCAAACCCATAGAGCACCATGGTAAAAGGGTGTACCAGGAAATAAAATATTCCGGATCCGATTATCAAATGAATAAGGATAACATTGAGATCTTGTGTTCCTTTTTTAAAGGCCATAGTTTTTTATTGTTTATACCGTCTTGGATTTCGTGATTTTCCTGATCTTATCTTTATTACCTGGTCTTAACCTGTGCATTATAAAATGCTGCGATGCATGCCCCTATCAACCAGCCGAGGATGAATATTTGTACAATCCCTAAGAGTGCCTCCCATAAGGGTACATCCATCCTGATAATACTGGTAGTATCAAGGCCATGTATCAGGCTGTTGAAGAATTTTATACTGGCTTCCCGACCAGCGGTGGCCATTACGATCATACAGCCCAGATAAATCAAGGCCCCTGTTAACCCAGCTGCAAAACCGAATTTTTTTACATTTAATCGATACATAATTTGTTTGTTTTAAGGTTGGTTATCTGAATTTAGTAGTTTCCTGGATTCCTCATATTCTTCCCTGGATATCTCCCCTTTTGCAAAGCGCTTTTTCAAAATATCCAATGGGCCTTCTTTTTTCAGGTTTTGCCCTGGGCGGCCAAATGGGATAAAGAAGATCCAGATAAGGAATATGATCCAGATAATCCACCATATAAAATGCATCCCCCAAAAGTGTCCATTATAGAATTCCATATTTTTAAGTTATTATTACTATTGATTTTTGTTCTAATTCATTTCCGTGATCGTATAACCTTCAAGCAGGTCCAGCTGCTTTTGCAGTTCTTCTATTGGGAGTCCTTCTTTCATACTGATAAGTGTTGCTCCTTTTGGGTGTAGGGAAAGCTTGATTTCTTCAATGGCAGGGTGGGATTCCATAATTTTTTTTATCCTGGCCACACAACCGCCACAGCCTACTCCATCTATGTGATATTTTGCTATCATCATGCTTGATTTAATGGGTATAATTAATGGTGTTGGTGCCCTTCGGTTTTTTTATCGGGCGCTGCTGCCGGACCTTCTTTCCCATTCCCGGGTTCCTTATCATTATGACCGGAATGATCATGCCCACCTCGCCCATGCCCACCGTGCATGGGCATGAGCAAGTG
It encodes:
- a CDS encoding alpha/beta fold hydrolase, producing MTKIVKRIFLAVLVVLVLLISVAGYQYLTVALAPEYEPETMPLNYEIVGSGERNIVLIHGLAGTKNYWKKDLGQVTGKYRLLLVDLLGFGDSPKPQSDYSLQTQLQALETIIAKEGFNDGNTLIAGHSMGAVISLALFANYPDWFAGATVIGLPVFESRDQFSEQMSGDPFFEKFAVGPHGRLLCMLHPLYIVQWFKPKNLTNDVFRDSRKHTWQSYYNSLDEVILKSDLYTLTRNIRDRKILFIQGTNDKVAPFVNVEKFARPFTRAKLIRVQDGDHQLFLKEPFEVWKAVGDFFDEGSR
- a CDS encoding class I fructose-bisphosphate aldolase; the encoded protein is MDSFKNITEQLGSKASFYLDHVCEKITKDELQLPDNNFIENVFTNSNRNPQVLRSLAQLYNHGNLGGTGYLSILPVDQGIEHSAAFSFYKNPDYFDPENIVKLAMEAGCNGVASTFGVLGLNARKYAHKIPFIVKINHNELLSYPNTYDQILFGKVKSAWDMGAIAVGATIYFGSEESNRQLKEIAEAFEEAHNLGMATILWCYTRNEAFKTEKEDYHSAADLTGQANHLGVTIQADIIKQKLPTNNFGFKNIGFGKYDDAMYEALTTDHPIDLCRLQVANCYMGKIGLINSGGGSKGKSDLTEAVTTAVINKRAGGTGLIMGRKAFQRPFKDGVSLIQAIQGVYLENKITVA
- a CDS encoding NAD(P)-binding protein — protein: MERKYKDITSPANLKDHGMGTGPDRQQRPVYVDLLPPCNHACPAGENIQSWLALAQDKKFEEAWRVIMEDNPMPAVMGRACYHPCEDSCNRTFIDSPVSIHAIERFVGDEAIRKNWKVEFDKNPGGKRVLVVGAGPSGLSTAYHLTRLGHSVEIHEAGPMAGGMMHFGIPAYRLPRNILDHEVERIKNMGLKIVLNHKVENVLEEKKAGDFDAVFIAVGAHLSKKIDIPGMDAGKFLDAIAFLKQVEEGEKPKIGRRVAIYGGGNTAMDAARTAKRMGATEAIIIYRRDRGHMAAHEFEAEEALEEGVKINWLRTIKAMDEETFTVEVMRLEEGRPVPTGQFETLEADTLILAVGQDTDTGFLKNIPGIEFNKDGTVIVGPDMMTGHEGIFAGGDMVPSQRSVTVAIGHGKKAARYIDGFLRATPYHKPPKHPIVGHERLQLWYKTSAPQKEQASLAAQKRLKGFDEIKAGLSEEEALFESQRCLSCGNCFECDGCYAACPEDAIIKLGPGKRYEYDFDKCTGCAICYEQCPCHAIEMIPEPKNLRL
- a CDS encoding alpha/beta fold hydrolase, whose amino-acid sequence is MTSIVLLLALFILPAALVAGYQNYKIAQQPAYDPGTMLLNYEIVGTGERKLVLLHGLTGSLNYWKRNLEKITKTHSLLLIDLLGFGDSPKPNCTYSLSLQLESLEKILEKEGFNDGKTIIGGHSMGAIISLALLEKQPTWFKAGIFIGIPVYKNAEGFKQIMSTHSFFDRILASKLGKYICMVHPISMTHVFKPFKPDNFTDDVFEDSKKHNWQSFYYSLNEIILNTDLFDIANGVKDKEVLFLHGKKDTTAPIENAISLSEVFTNVHFVISPEGDHQFFLQGSDFIWQTIQHFKINNK
- a CDS encoding site-2 protease family protein; amino-acid sequence: MKKWSLYMGSYDNIKVFIHWTFWIIIGWIFMLHFQKGHGWTEGLAGALFILALFACVVLHEFGHALAAKKYGIPTRDITLYPIGGVASLDKMPDKPAQELAVALAGPAVNVVIAGVLYFFLASSGKLIPISEIDHMEGGDFWFNLMAANVILAAFNLIPAFPMDGGRVLRASLAFYMDKLRATKIAAGIGQFLAIVFVFLGFFTNFWLVFIGLFIYLGAGAEAMQESTKSILLGYSARDVLIQQYTRLLPSESLEMAMKLFQNTLEQGFVVMQNDQAQGILTRKELIKGLSEYEKYSPVSNVMRKDYIILPPDMPLQEVYQKLLANNFSLAPVLEDGEVIGIVDIKGINELITVKKALKSQQFS